The following DNA comes from Ascaphus truei isolate aAscTru1 chromosome 1, aAscTru1.hap1, whole genome shotgun sequence.
CTATCCTCTCCCTTCCACAGAGCCACTGCACATAGTCTCGTGGAGGGGCTGCTGACCCTCGGTGTTGACCGGGTAATCAACCCACTGGGTCCCGCTCAGCTCATCCGTAGCAAGGACCCCATTTCTCTCTAACATCTCTCGCTTCCACTCCCGCTGGGTAGCTGCGACCTGGGGagctatctccccctgctccactgaGCCTTCTACCCTGGCTACTACCAGGACATCGGGCAGAGCCTGGCTCTCCCGATCTCCCAGCGGTGGGCTATAGACAGCCATCACTGCCGCTTCACTTTCAACCTCTTGCTGGCAGTACTCACCTAGTCCCGGCTGCGGTCTCCGGGGAGCTCTCACACTGTCCCCCAGCCTGCCAGCTTGCAGGCATCCCAGGCGCGGTTAACAGACGATGCTTCCGGGGATGCCTCCAGCCCGCAGAACGTTTGCACTGGCTGGGCTCGGGTGCGAGCAACCCCCTGATGCCCTGTCAGTAGGATCTCCTTCTCCCCTGCACAATCTGTTCCCTACCCACCCAGGGACTCCCTAACTGTCCCCCTCTCAGTCTAGAGTCTGGCCAGAGCAACCAGGGCTGGTACCCAGTACAAAATCACACTGGGTCCGGGGAAGAGATCGGGCATGATCCTGACAGCCCGAGTTCTACTGCCCTCGAGATCAAGGTCTGCCCGCACCACCTCCCCGGGACCACTCGCTGAGCTCCGGCCGTCCACCCTCCGTCACACTGTCAGGGTAATGGTCACAATGGGGGTCAGTATATACATAGCGACACAGGGCTTgttctggcttacctgcctgcgTACAGTAAtgtagagcaaaggagcacagcagaAAAAAGGTCTTCCAAAGGAAAAAATAATTAGAGGGCAACTCCAGAATGAAGGTTTGAACCTTTTTACTTTCATTCTGGGAGTTGCCCTCTAATTATTTTTTCCTTTGGAAGACCTTTTTtctgctgtgctcctttgctctacaTTACTGTTTGCTGCTTCTACCCTGCAGGATTGCACGCTTCGGAACACTGCAATATTGGACCCATTCTGGATACCCCcaagggcaggtaatgggcttTAGCCCTTATATGTACCTGTGGTCCTATTATTGGGGAGGTTTATACATAGAGAGAGGTCTACATACAAAGGCCATTGGTTGTGGTAGTCAAGTGGACACAGCTAGGTCATTTGTCCCTCTGTATATGAACATTAAGCTACTTAGGGCGTTTACAGTGTGCCAATTACTGTTTCAATAACAATTGTGTGATATACTATATTCAGAGCACACACTGACATATGAGCACCATTTCTTTGCAATCTTTTACCTGCCTGCGTGTCCCCATGCGCGTAGGCTCCAAATGCAGGGGAGCGATGATCTGTGTGGTGGGCACCAAAAGCTGGGGAGCAAAGCCCACTGTGGGGGGCGGCAGTTGCAACTGCACCTCCGCCTGGGCAACTGACCACCTTTTTGGCTCTCTGTGACTGGGTCACAAGAGCATCCTCCCCTGGTAACTTCACCGGCATGCCCATCCGTGGGAGCCGGGGCTCTGGACAGACCATTTCAGGCTGCCTCAGGATCCCCCAGCCCTTCCGTCTGCTGATTGCCTGGGACCCCTGAACACAAAACGTCTTCTTTGTGGCCTGCTTGGTCCTCCCGCCCAATGGCTGCACTCTGCTGCCTGCCGATGAGCTCCATAGCTGTGCCGCTGGCTGAGTTCTCTTCTGGAACTGCTGCACGGCCACTAGGTTGTCCATCCTCTAGCTGGGGAGCGTTGTCCCAACCTGGGAATATTCGATCGGTGGGTACTGGGCCTTACAATAAGGTTCAGGACTTGCTTCTCTGCATGGGCACACAATCTGCCGCCATCTTGGTGACCATGAGACAAGGCACCCTCGTGGCACCTCCCTCAGCCTGCAAGAGGGCTCTCGGCTGACTCCTACACAGCTTGGTGGCTCAAGAGGAGTCGGCTACCGGGAGTGCTTggctccctcccactgcagggtgacacaagaTACACAGACCCTCAcaactgtccctcccactgcagggtgacacagacaggacccacagtctctcacatctgtccctcccactgcagggtgacacagacaggagggacacTTATCCGACTGTATCCTTTTCTGTCACTGCAGGGTGATATatacatccctctctctctccccttgtgtAGGATGATATTGCTGTGAAATACAAGTACAATATATATCAGTAACTGCAGAGGTCACCACAGGGTGAGACACTTCCACACGGACCAGAGACCATTCTCGGAGGATCTGACTAACTCACTGATCATGAACAAGGACAACAAGCAGATAACTGAGATGATCTTGGATCACACCCTGAAGATTGTCTACCTGCTGACCGGAGAGGTGAGAGCTGCTGGTGACTGTCAAAATGACACCTCTCTTATCTCTTTCACTACAGCCGACACCTGTCTCTGTTggtaacatgtcttcgtcttctgttAATCTGTCTTTTGGTATCTGTTCTGGGACAcctcattttttttccccctctctttctacacattatcacttggtgacctccaTCAACTGTTTTCGCCTtgggtatcatctctatgcagatgatatgcAGATATCTAACCACCCCTTCCCTCACACCTGCAATCCAATGATcttggtataaaaaggtgttaataaacctggtctcccgtgacagtgactgactgcctgggtgagtgactgcctgggtgggtgggtgactgactgggttggtgagtgactgtctgggtgggtgggtgactgcctgagtgggtgggtgggtggctgactgggttggtgagtgactgccttgagtaagcgggtgggtgactgccttgagTAAGCGCACTGtaacgcgcgaaacgtacgtcggggtagcGTGGCGTCAGCCCGTTGACGATCACGCTGTGCTGTTTGGAGGCAAGGTCTGCTTCGGTTACGCTCCTGGGCTGCAGCTTTTCACATGCCTACATACACTGTATGCTTTCAGGTTGTATACTTACCCTATTGTATGACCTGCTTTGATCCTGCTGGTGGCCATAAGCACTGTCTTGCTGCCGAAGGCTCTGCATGTTGTTCTCTTGTTTGCACAGCCTTGTGCACAGCTTATATGTGACTGTACACCTGATTGCAGCATTATTGTTGTTGTTTGTGCTATTTAAGCATTATAACACACTACTTACCTTGCTTGCCTTCATCCAACGCATGGGGATTTTATCTATGCATTTTTATGGTTTTTCGTCGGGTTTTAATTTATTATtggtttaataaaactttattattttcgtgTACTTTAGTGTGACCTTAGTGGCTGACCCCATTGAGGGGTTAGGCTATTTTGGCTTTCATTGAGCTGACACTATTATTGTTAGTGTCGCCTATTTAGAGttaaaaaaacacagaaccccagcaagctctttttggaaacccctgagcccccacaaaaattatatgtatatgtgtcaaaatggagtgctactgagcgtggcatatgtatagaacagacgacagagaagcccaatgctacatccaacatgacagaaatacacagtaaaatactttatttattctcttgaaatagggtcatttagtttaaccctttggccaaagcgttgtaagcttgcgagccacgtcaaggcagacacctgttcgcaagtcctaacactaccagataaaatactaatatacctctattaggattaaaattctcatttacctctattaggattaaaattctcatttacctctattaggagggagaaagaccacagtgggtctatatccagcagaatgaggaacttgcaaactagggaagtggggaggggcgggcttaaaacctgggaagaaggagccactaacctccaccagctggaacagctgagaatgggttaacaaaacacagaaccccagcaagctctttttggaaacccctgagcccccacaaaatatatatataggtatatgttTAGAGTATATGCCTATTTAGAGTGCAATTACTGGGGCCTTTTGTGATCCTATGCGATCATTGAACTGTGTGACACATATCCCTGTTTGTCTCTTACTCTGCACAGTGATATTTATTACTGTCTCAATATGTAGGATTATATAGTTGTGAAGAAGCACGGTGAGTATGTCACAGACAGCAGCAGTCCCTGTGTGCCAGAAGGATTCTGCAGGACCCAGAGACCCGACATGGATCATCCAACTAACTCCCTGATACATGAGAGAAGCAATGACAAGAAGCTGATGTCTGAGAAGATCCTGGAACTCACCAACAAGATCATTCACCTGCTGACCGGAGAGGTGAGGGCTGCTGGGCACTGTTACATTTTACCATCTTTATGTCTTCATTCAGCCTGGTCTTGTACAAACTTTGTTCTATGTATCTGtattttcctctctcccttgctcACCTGGCTTTCCATAAGTAATAGATTCTTACAGGACCAGTTATTATATCTGAATACTGAGTGGGGATTCTCTGTGTTTCAGGTGCCTATAAAGTGTGATGATGTTGCTGTTTATTTCTCCATGGAGGAATGGGAGTATTTAGAAGGACACAGGGGGTCTTACAAGGATGTGATGGAGAATCTCCAGAACCTCAGCTCACTGGGTAAGAGGAGGTTTCTCTCATTGTAATAGGGATGTCAGTCCTGTGAAACTGAGGTTCATCTCTATCACCAGCTGCTGCGTTTATAGGTGGGATGTCGAGACTGGATATTTTTGAGGATCCCACTAAGTCTGTCTGGGTTTCTCTAATCTGTCTTTCACctgagtacatatatatatatatatattatatatatatatatatacacacacacacacacacacacacacacacacacacacacacacacacacacacacacacacacacacacacacacacacacacacacacacacacacacacacacacacacacacacacaaaaacagaaagtagtctacctggtgcaagggagaaagcacaaataataacacacaaataatcacctAGGATTATATATAGCCCCCTGTAGTTGCACTCTAGATAGGTGACCAAATATAGTATAATGTCAACTCATAGAAGGCCAAACAATTGCCTAATCCTTAAATAGGATGCACCGCagaaaggtcacactcaaatgaaaataacaAATACTTCAATAGAATGCTATAAAAACGACGAgacactataaaaatgcacaacagtgcatagataaaatccccaaatgtgtggtgTCACGGTGCAAAAGTATGAACAAAATGTGTTCAAAACATATAGCTAAAGGCAAATCGAAAGCTATACTAAGGCTGCACAATCCCACACGCACATGTGTGGTAAACCAAGATAATGCTGTGGTAATGAACAGCGCAGGGTAGGGCATAAAAGGAGCTGAATGCGAACAAAATATGGTCTAGTATATAGCATATAACCTCCTGCGTATGGTGATGAATGACAGCTCTAATTAGGGCTTTGTGAAATATCTGGAGCAACTTAATCTGAAGTTAGGCTATAAACGCAGGGTCCCACACACTCATATGTGGTAACAGACCAAGATGTCGCATAAGTAGAAGACCCCATAGGATATGGCCTAGAAAAAGCCCAGTGTGGTAGTATACGACCTGATATAAAACTCCTGCAGGCAATGGTATAAGCAGCCGAAGCTCCGTGTGATCTCTGGAGAAGCCGTGACTCCAAACACAAGCCGCGCATgcgtcaacgtgatgacgtcaccgcgttCCCCGACGTACGTTCCGCGCGATTTGCCTTTAGCTATATGTTTTGAACACATTTTGAGTGTACTATCTAGAGTGCAACTACAGGGGGCTATATATAATCCTaggtgattatttgtgtgttattaTTTCACCTGAGTACTCCTGGCGTTATTCCACATACAGATATAACAGACGTTATTACACCATTAATGGATAACATAACAAGTTAAATAATGTGTTTTCAATAGCAGTACTGTGAAATAACACATTGCGTTAATGGGTGCTATAACCTCTACATCTGTACCAGACAGGTACCTTTATATAATCTGTAAGGTAACCACTTAGGTGCTTTGGCCTTCGCCAGTCACATACCTATTGCAATTAGAGATGGATGGTCGCCACAAACCGGACAGGACCGCGAGGCAGAGGTGGGGATTAGAAAACACCAACCTAGAGACGCGAGTTTTTGTGTGGTGTGTAGGTTCGTAGTAGTGTATAGCCGGGTCAGGTAGGAGGCAAACAGAGGTTGAGGGTAGGAGAGATGCGGATCATAAGGGTAACTTTAGCCGGGACGAGGGTAGGACAGAGCAGAATGGTCGAGAGTAAGCCGAGTTCAATGGTAGGAGACAGCAGCGAAGTCCAATGTAAGTGAGGCAAGGCAAGATGCAACTAGGCAGGGTGCTGGCGACCAGCAAACGCcacaaggtttatgctcagccaacttcctggtggaaTGACTGAGCCTAAATAGTAGGACCGGCGAATCAGACGCCGGATTGGTTCCAGCCGCTTTCCTGGCTGCCCTGCAGTAGCAATCAGGCGACTGAACCTTGGCGGAGGCGGAGCCTACGACGGATGCTTACATACTAACAGAAATGTTCAACTAGAAATGTTACATTATTTTAAGCTATTAATGAACATCGTAACTCACAGTGAATTTCTTTCCAACAGATGGATCCATGAGCAGTAATACACCTGCAGGATGTCACACCCCTCTCTGCTCACCAGAGTGTGTAAATGAAGATAACAGTGTTATTACAAGTGATCAGAGAGGAAATGGCTTGAGGCAAAATAAACCAAGCAAAATACGGAGAAACACTGTGAGAAATTTGCTTAAGGAATCAACTTCATGTGAAGAAGGAAATCTCACAGCCTCCCACACTGATACTCTCAGAGAACATACAGGGACAGAATATGCAGCTACTCATATTAAGGAGTGTGACAAAGGAAACGCTAATGCACAGACAATTCACAAGAACTTGTCGGTAATGAAGTATGAGTGCAGTTATTGTGGTAAAGACTTTAATAATAAAACATCTTATATAATTCACCACAGCAAACACACCGCAGAGAGACCGCACAAGTGCTCTGTATGTCAGAAATGCTTTCCTAGTAAATCAGGTCTGGTTAGACATCAGATAATTCACACACAACaaaaaccatttgtttgctctaaatgtgggaaatgttttgccATCAACTTACATCTTGAACAACATCAGGCAGTTCACGCAGGAGAGAAACCGTTTCCTTGTTCTGTATGTGACTTATGCTTTAGTAGTATGAATGATCTTAATATGCACATGAGGATCCACACAGTAGAAAAgtcatttgtttgctctgaatgtggaaaaTGTTTTACCTGCAATTCAAATCTTGTTCGACATCAGAGAAGTCACTCAGGAGAGAAACCGtgtgtttgctctgaatgtggaaaatgttttaccaggaaatccAATCTTGTTATACATCAGAGAATTCActcaggagagaaaccatttgtttgctctgaatgtgggaaatgttttaactGCTACTCAACTCTTGTTACACATCaaagaattcacacaggagagaaaccgTTTGTTTGCGAtgaatgtgggaaatgctttATGTATAAAGATACTCTTGTtacacatcagagaattcacacaggggagaagcaTGTTTCGTTATCTGATTGATCATTTGCTTGCTCTAACACAGgagtgggcaacctatttttcaatgtagccacaggtgtagcgaatgagaagtgaaaatagccacaccatgtaaaaattgaggtattactGTATGTTGCACATTTGAAAATGTCATATTCTATTTCATAAAACATTCTTGGCAGAGCTTTGTGTATTGAGCGCCCTGCGggcattttttacgaaatagaatatgaaatggtgcaaattggtgcatacgtggagtgaaatGTAGAAACAAATGACAAAGGTCAGATAacttataaataacataccagcAGTCATGCAGGGCGAGCTATACTGATCTTAATACTTCTCTCGCACTACTTCCAAGATTATTTCACACACCCTCAtgctccctctcatcctctcaacccccctcctcttctcaccaCCCCTCCTCATCGTCCTCTCACCACCACaaccctcctcatctcctccccGCCCTCATCTCCTCCCCGCCCTCCTCATTTCCtcaccaccctcatcatcatctcattttgtCTCCATCGTcatatcatctcatttcacccctccctctcatcatcatcttatTCCCATAATCCCACCTCCCCCAATATCATGATCATCTCGGGCCAGCTTCTTACCTTGCCTAGCACAGCACGGAACAGGAGTCTGTGGTGCAGTTGCCAGCGGGGTTTGTGCTCTGCCCCCACCGTTCTTTCATTGGTTCTTTCGCCTCCCACCCACCGTCCGCAGCCCGTCCCCTCAGCACTAGCACCGCTGGCATAGTCGCACTTGCCGCCACGCTTACCATTACGCTGGGAAAACTACAATTCGCAACACtttgccaattcgccacaagtggcgaatggcgacagggttgccaaCCTAGGCTCTAACacattaataaataatattaacttgtattttattaaagTTTTGCACATGAAATAgcgatgtaaataaaaaaaagaaaagggtggGGGGTACAGaaattgggggggaaaaaagttGGATGGAGGATACAGTGTCACCATTAGATTGTATACAGCAGTAATAGCGTGCTGATTTTACTGTCAAACAAAGTACAATGTAATAAAAATGGTGGGGGATATTGAGTATTgtaatcaatctggtacttccGGGGTTAATGTTGGttagaaattattttaaaaatacaagaaattgTGTGTGACCGGTGAAGACCTTTAATGTGTCTGTGCTGAGCGACAAAGAGGGCGTAATTGGGGTCTATCATTGATGGCCCTGTCAAAGTGAGATGCTATGTAATAGCGTCCCTGCCACAGAAGGAAACACTGTGACAGGATTGAATACGCAGCAGCAGCCGCCGTCCATAGCAACAGCAAGAAAGTAACATCAGTATTTACCCAGATCCTAATGAAGAGCTAAAGAGAGTTTATACGTAATAAATGTACATGATACAGGCAATAGACCTGTATGAGGATATTATCTTTTACAGCCAGTGTGGTTCAACGAGTAGGGGTTGACAGTGTTTTTTACCGTCAGAATTATTTAGTACACGTCATCGCACCACTGACCAGGGCTGCTGATCTGCTAAGGCATCTGCGCTGTGAGCAGATATATTCTGTTACCAAGCACTTCTGCATGTTCCCTTGATTACACTAGCGCTTACATTAGGTTACCGACACAGACTATACAGGGACTGCGCACACCTCTGAGATTGTTTGCATTCTATGGTACATGTGTATAACCAACAGGTCTTTCTGTATCGCCACCATTGTGGGTAGGATCCTCACTGATAGAGGTGTTTTTACTTACCCACCGGTGCCTAGTAGAACATAGCGTCTTTTATCATACCCCCAGTGCTAGGGCATAGAGGGTACAGCTATATCACTCAGTCATTTTCTGATGTGGTATAGTACTTTGATTTGGGAACGTATACGGCCATTGTTATCCTGTACACAGCAATTCTTTTTTGAGGCAGTTTATTAACATCATGTTACCATCTGTTCACCatgaactgcattaggcattagacagtgaggcctttaaagtgaggtttttaagtgataaatacagttagactacagttaatatataaatatatatatagttaatttactcactttcttcatgcaagaccaataaccaataacctcagctgatatgacatggatctaattgcattctcttcacaggtatgttcctgatgctgaaaccctgtgtaaaagcctgactgtggccttgtagaattgatataagttagtatgtttgaatgtaaaaagttgttttttttccccctcttaactctgtgctgttaattgaccaaatggaacaacctgattgattggggaggggagggggtcaagtgactgcttttatctgtataataccaacacctttcctgcatctttgcaggaactgcattaggcattagacaatgatgcatttaaagtgaggtttttaagtgataaatacagttagactacagtttgattagaggtgactggggactgcttctttctgctaactcttttactcaagacaacaaacggtaagctattcagatcacactatgatcccatgcttgctaacctgcatatttcaaccccccacccctttacaacttatttactgcagtctctcccaaaactgactgcacaatacactgaaaccctgaactgactctagcattgcaatacagctaaacctttgacaaggaacaggcacacacctgctgtttagtctgctcacactcactctgctcacaacagctccttgcagcactgcctacctctggcatcatgaacctgctatgtattttattttttttctttctcctgctctcatggagatgttactccctctatccactacaaactcctccatcctggcccacacccaacatcaccatacaccctggactactcaaaagccttgcactatctactgaatgttggtggagaactctaaaaaccagcacaccaaccactgctcactcaaatggcaaacatcacaaatctacaacttgcaaacaactacccaaatttctactcatactattactctctttagcaggtgatattgaacctaacccaggtcctcccatttcagctctgtcctatgcccctgagaattccacctttaaattccaaaagggctatctgtcgcccatataaacatccggagcctgctgcccaaactggacgaactaagggcatggtgccttatgcataaaccctaaagccatcgttcttacagaaacatggctatcccctaaaacccctgatgcaaatattgccattcagggatacttcatttttaggagagataggtcatcttgcttgctggcatctaccgcccccctaaagcccctctacaatcct
Coding sequences within:
- the LOC142468142 gene encoding uncharacterized protein LOC142468142 isoform X1 — protein: MNKDNKQITEMILDHTLKIVYLLTGEDYIVVKKHGEYVTDSSSPCVPEGFCRTQRPDMDHPTNSLIHERSNDKKLMSEKILELTNKIIHLLTGEVPIKCDDVAVYFSMEEWEYLEGHRGSYKDVMENLQNLSSLDGSMSSNTPAGCHTPLCSPECVNEDNSVITSDQRGNGLRQNKPSKIRRNTVRNLLKESTSCEEGNLTASHTDTLREHTGTEYAATHIKECDKGNANAQTIHKNLSVMKYECSYCGKDFNNKTSYIIHHSKHTAERPHKCSVCQKCFPSKSGLVRHQIIHTQQKPFVCSKCGKCFAINLHLEQHQAVHAGEKPFPCSVCDLCFSSMNDLNMHMRIHTVEKSFVCSECGKCFTCNSNLVRHQRSHSGEKPCVCSECGKCFTRKSNLVIHQRIHSGEKPFVCSECGKCFNCYSTLVTHQRIHTGEKPFVCDECGKCFMYKDTLVTHQRIHTGEKHVSLSD
- the LOC142468142 gene encoding uncharacterized protein LOC142468142 isoform X2, which codes for MNKDKKPMAEKILDHTLEIIYLLTGEDCIVVKKHGERVTDSSSPCVPEGFCRTQRPVMDHPTNSLIHERSNDKKLMSEKILELTNKIIHLLTGEVPIKYDDVAVYFSMEEWEYLEGHRGSYKDVMENNQNLSSLDGSMSSNTPAGCHTPLCSPECVNEDNSVITSDQRGNGLRQNKPSKIRRNTVRNLLKESTSCEEGNLTASHTDTLREHTGTEYAATHIKECDKGNANAQTIHKNLSVMKYECSYCGKDFNNKTSYIIHHSKHTAERPHKCSVCQKCFPSKSGLVRHQIIHTQQKPFVCSKCGKCFAINLHLEQHQAVHAGEKPFPCSVCDLCFSSMNDLNMHMRIHTVEKSFVCSECGKCFTCNSNLVRHQRSHSGEKPCVCSECGKCFTRKSNLVIHQRIHSGEKPFVCSECGKCFNCYSTLVTHQRIHTGEKPFVCDECGKCFMYKDTLVTHQRIHTGEKHVSLSD